GACGAAATAGCCCTGGTAGGGCACCAACTGAGTACGCATAAAGTCGTAACCTGTGGCATCGTTGCTCGAACCGGAGTAGCCGACCAGACGATTTTCAACATTAGTGCCTTTAACCACATCGCTCCAATTAACTGTAAAGGCAAACGGGTTGCCGATCTGATTCCATCCTGTTTGTAGATTAATCACGTAATTCCCCTCAGTAGTCACGCTTTTTCCTGACCCAGTACCAAGGGATTTTGAGCCTCTGGTTATGAACCAAAATCCTCGTCCGGGATCCAGATTTCCCGTATTAGGAAATTCATCAAAATTGCCATTTATATAGCGCAGAAGACGCCACTGGGTATCATCATAAGTTCCCAAATCATCCACAAAGACACTCGATGGCGAGGAATTATCCAAATCGATGGGCACGGAAATCATACGGTAAGCCAAGTTTGGCGATGAGAAAGACAAATTGCTGCTGGTAACCTGAATAATCTCCGGGTTGTCTTGTGGGTTCGTTGCTGGAAATGTCGTTGAATTGCCTGTTGGGTCTTGAGTAGAAAAGTAGTATTCCACACCTCTTTCAGTAACGAAGTTGGGCAGAATGGCCCCTTCCCAAATTGCTCCACTTGTATTTGTCATGACGCTCGAAGAATAAGAGCTTGCGCCACCGCGGCGATAAAAAAGTGTTGCGGATTGCACGTCCACGTTATCGGTTATTGTAGCTGAGATGGTTTGGCTTTGGCCTGATGATATGGAAGAATTTGCAGAGTGTGTGATTACTGGTGGGTTAACGTCTGAACCAGCTTGATCAAAAGCCGCCTGTGCAGCATCGGCATTAGCCTGCAAATCGGCTAAGTCCGTGCCACCTACAATGGCAAATACGGCTCTGACGCCATCACCAACCGGTATTTCGTACGGCCCAACAGAGATCATTGGTCGGTAGTCAGTGGTATCCGTTGGCGTATCTTCAAATGTAATCATCCAACTAAAAAGCAAGGAGTCGCCACCGTCGTCTACTTGGGCATTGAACGTATGTCCGGAAACTTCACCTGAAAGGACACGAACGCCATAATAATTCGGATTGTCTGCACCGTCAGCTTCGAACACATAACTGAGCTTTCGGACACTATCGAATCCTGCAAGATTGTTGCCAGCAGAACCCACATCCCAATCTATTGCCACACCAAAATAGATGCCGCTTAGATCCGTTGTGGTTTCGTTGAAAATGGTATAATCCATTATGACATAATCATCGTCAGGCGGCGTTGATTTTGAATAGGAATCTTGGGAAATAGTGATCCCTATGGGGTTATCAGCGCGTCGATCGCTAAAAGTGCTCGTGAAAGCCTGATCAAACCCGGGAATAGGGCTTTGTGTTATTGGACTCATAGGACCTGTTGCAAAATGACTGTCATCCTCAAGCGCATCCAATCTTCCTGAAACTTGTGATTCTGACTGACCTATCACCACATTCCCATCGAAAAGGCCGTTCATCCCGTTAAATTGAAAACCAGAACCAAGGCTAAGATCTGGACGGCCTCCTACTTTGCCACTGTTGAATACAGAAAGTACAGTATTGTTATTGTTATGTTCCAGATGCATCCTGGGGAAAGCATCCACCCAAATAGTAAAAGTTTCCTGAGTGGTACCGGCGGCGTTTGAAGCCTCTAATACGATATCATGAAAACCCTCTTGCCCGGAACCCGGCGTCCAATTGAGTGTACCAGAATTTGCATCCATGGTCATTCCTGATGGTGCGGAAATAAGTGAAAAAGTTGGCTGTGGGAAACCTGTTATAGTAGGAGAGACGCTATACGCAGCCCCTACTACTCCGTAAAGATTATCTATATCTATTCCAGGGATAATTTGAAATGTCCACCGGATAATGGTACCCGCTTTGGGTCTGGGAAGGCCATTGGCTGAATTTATGGTAGTCAAAGGATTATCATCCAAGGAATTTACGGTAATACGGGCTAAAACTTCTGCTCCCACAATTTCTCCAACTGTCAAATCGGGCATTCCGGTAGCTTCTTGATTCTCGAACTTCACCTGAAGGTCCTCATAACTGTTTTCAGGATAAACTAAATAGATCCAATCTGATTGTCGAGCAAGATTTAATGGCCAGGGAGAAGGTATATCATTTCTTATCCCCCATCTAGTGCTATCAGCAAAATCTGCCGGGAAAGTTGCAACTATCATCTGAATATCATCCGATGGATCATCCGGTGTTCCGTTTAAATCCCAACCAGTGATAGGAACCTTATAAATTCTTCCTGTTAAAAAACGATCGTAAGCTAATCCAACTTCATCATCACCAAATCGTATTTCATACATCGGACTCACAACATTATCTATATTCCTCAACATCTGCTGTAAATTCGTTCCATCTGGGCCAGATTGAGACACATAAAATTGGCCCCCATCATCAGGTGAAACGGAAGACGATGAAGCTCCATTTATTTGTGCAGTAAATTCATCTGGATCTGCCACTAAATCAATAGCTGCTGAATCAACTGTACCTTTATATATAAAACGAGGTGTAATTGGCCCTGTGCTGTTAGCTACTATTTCAATGGATAGAAGCTTAATTGCTGGAGGTAGTAAATTAAGTTTTTGGGACCGCTTTTGAAACCAATCCTTCTTGGAAAACCCTTCTTTAGAAAAGATCTTTGGCGATGATTTTTTAGGCTTTAAAATATCATCTAATTTTTCCTGACTGAAAACAAGCGAATTTAACATCATAAAGAGGATTATCAAAAACTTACCTTTAATCATTTTTTATTTCCTTTATTTAAATCACAACAAATATGGAGATTAGGGAGTGAGATCATTCATGACTAGATCTGACATTACTTTTTAACTATCTCAATCCCTGAACTGAGATAATTTTATTTTTTCTTTGTGGCTTCTGTGAGCACTCTGGGTCTCTTTTAATAATAGCTGTACCTTAACTTTTTGCGGTTACCCTGATGGCTATATGACTATTGGGGCTTCACCGCACCTTAGGTTTAGATTAGAAAATTCAATTGCCACCAGGCGCACCAGGAGGGTTAGGCAATGTCGTGTCGCCTGTAACAGGAGGAACAGTAGGTGTTCCACCGTTACCGCCACCTCCCAGAGCTAGCGCCAACCCGCCGACAATGGCCGCTACACCAAATCCTATCAAGAATTTCTTGTTGCCACCGTTTTTTTGAGGTTGTGGCTTGGCAACCTGCTCGTCGATCGGTTTGTCAGCCTCAGCAGGTTGTTCTTGCGGTTGTTCAACCAACTCTTTCTTTTTTTCCTCCTCCATGTGTTTTCTCATTTCTCCTACCATATTCGTAAAAGGTGGCGGGTCTTGAACCGGATCAGGCTGCCAGTCGGGCGCCAATTCCAGTAGTTTTCTTATAGCATCTCTAGCTTGATCGAGATAGTCTTTGGCGAGGAAGGTCAGGCTGAGCAGTCGATATGCCTTACTTTTTTCTTCGTCTTTGATACCAACCGGCAAACAGCTTTCCAGAGTTTTGATGACATCATCAAAGAGACCATCCTTGTATTGCTGTTCAGCCTTTGCCACGGCCGCCTCACATGTATCCTGCGCCCAAGCTGTTGAATTTGCCAAGGGGTTTAGAAGAATTGTGCTAAGAAAGGCCAAAATCACAAAACCTATCAATCTCTTGTTTATCAAATTATGTTTAAATGTTTGCATAATGGCCTCCCGGCTTTATGGGGTCTTCCCCAAATTATTATCTAAATGTCTCCGATTTTGGGGGTAACCAAAATTAGTCATCTGATTTTCTTGAGTGTAAACTTTAAAGGTTTCATGTTTTCCTCAAAATTGATCACCCGTTCACCGCCTTCGAGAACATAACCCTCTCGTCTTACTGAGATCTCTTTTAAACCCACAGACACCTTAATTTCTTTTGGTGTTACCTGACCAATGTCTTCGTTGTCTATATAAATTCTTCCCCAGGTTAGTTTTCCTTCCGAATCCTGAGAGAGAATGGTAACTGCCACCTTTTTGTTGAAATCGATTGGAATATCCAGGGTTTTGTCTTGTTGGATTTCTACTGCCTTTTGCCACGTACCCAAGGTCGGATGTACAACACTTATCTTATGGCGGCCAACTTGCAGCTCCATAGAAAACTGGGCGAAGGCGTCTTTTTTCTGTAGCCTGTCATCTATATAAATGGATCCAAACGGCCGCACCAGCATCTTTAATCCTCCGATTAAAGCGATCAGTTTTCCATTAGTCTGATTCACTTCGTTAGGTTCTAATGCTATGACAGTTTCGTAGTCTTCATACCCCTCTTTCCGCAGGATAATATTGTATGAACCAATTTTCTTGTTTTGTTGGTAAGGAGTAGTACCCTCAATCTGGCCATTCAGGATAATTGAGGCACCGGAGGGTTCTGAAGTAATGTCGATAGCGCCGGTTAACACAGCTAAATTTGCCTCAATGGGGGTCAATATATTTGGACGCACATTAATAGCTTGTGAAAAATCTTGATATCCCTCGAGGCTGACCATGACTTCATAATTGTTGACTGCCATATTTTTGTTCTTATAAGGGGTGTTTCCTACTTTTTTCCCATTTAACCACACCGAGGCTCCTGAAGGGTACGAGGTAACGATTAGTTCACCGACATCAACGGGGATTTCAATTAATTTTTCCCCTTTGTCGGCATTTGCAACCTCGGATTTATTATCGTCTCTTTGCCTGGCCGGTACAGTGAGTGAATCGCCATCTGGCGCCAGGGTTTCCGTGTTGGCATTTTTAGCTTCTGATGTTAGGTTAAGCGTTGCTTGTTTTACATCAGCAACAGAGCCAGAGATTTCAGCCTCATCTCCCTGCCTTAAATCCTGCCAATAGTACCAGCCTCCTACAAAGCCTGTGATAATTATGATAGCAGTCAAAGTATATAATAAAGTTTGGGGACGATTTCTTCCTACTTCAATGGATCTAGCAACCCCTGCTTTCTTTAGCTTACTCTCTATACTTTTTTCCGCTATTTTCAGTCCGCTACTTGCATCTTTATTTTGAGGTTCAATTTCCAGTATTCTCTTATACGTTTCAATGGCTTGCTCAAATTTTTTCTTGCCTAAGTACGCTTGCGCTTTCGATATTAGTTCATCAACCCGTTCTAACAGTTCTATCTTTTTTTGAATCTTTTCAATGAAATCAGCAGATTCTTTATGTTCAGGGTCTACGGAAAGAATCTGCTCGAACGCATTTAGGGCCTCTTTATATTTGCCATTTTCAAAATGGCCCCTTCCCGCAGTCAAAAGTTTGCTGATCTGGTGTACTTCTTCTTGTTTTTGTTTACATTGGTCAATTAAGTCAAGCAATTCTTGATCCTTAGGATCAAGAATTGATGCAGCTTCAAATCTTGATAAAGCATCGCTGTATTCCTTTGTATCAAAATAATCCTTGCCGTTTTCTATCAGCATTGCCAGTTCTGCTGACCGTTTCGATTGCGTTTTCTTAGCCTTAAAAAGCTGCTGATCAATATTTTCAAGATCATCCAATACTTCTTGCATGGAAGCATATCTGTCATTAACCTCCTTTTTTAGGGCTTTAGTTATTACCTGCTCAAGTTGAGAAGGGATTTTTGGATTCTGTTCAGTTACAGCAATTGGATTTTCGTTAACAATCGAATAAAGCATGGCCGCTTCGTATTCAGCTTCAAACGGCAATTTACCAGTCAAAATCTCGTAGATCAGCACACCGAACGACCAAATATCACTGCGGTGGTCTAAGTCAAGGCCTTTAACTTGTTCTGGTGACATGTATGGCAGTGTGCCTAGGGTGGTGCCCGGTGTAGTGATTTTTGTGCCACCTGTGAGCTTAGCAAGTCCAAAATCGACAATTTTCACTTGACCTTCGGTTGTGATAATGATGTTCGCTGGCTTGATGTCTCGATGGACGATGCTATGCTTATGGGCTTCAGCCAAACCGCTGGCGATTTGCTTAAGGACATTGAGACACTCTAAAATCTCCATTTTGTATTTGATACATTTTTCTCTTAAGTCTTCTCCTTCATAGTAGGCCATGCAAATGAACATCAGACCATCCTCAGTATCATTTATTTCATGGATGGTGCCAATATTAGGATGGTCAAGAGCTGATGCGGCCCGTGCTTCTTTCAAAAAACGCTTTTTGGCTGTAGTGTCGCGAGTCAAGTCAGGTGACAAAAACTTAAGAGCTACGACACGGTTTAGTGTGATATCCTTGGCTTTGTAAACCACTCCCATTCCACCCCCGCCAAGCCTTTCAATAATTTTAAAATGAGAAATTGTCTCGCCGGCAATCCGCCCAG
Above is a genomic segment from candidate division KSB1 bacterium containing:
- a CDS encoding protein kinase, with amino-acid sequence MEKISKYQILEEIGKGGMGVVYKAYDPLIERYVAIKVISEIVLEIPEIKARFYREARIAGKLMHENITIVHDFGEVDGRTYIVMEYLEGPDLRLIIDEKKPLNLQQKLDCAKQICKGLQFAHANKVIHRDIKPENIKILENGRVKIIDFGIAKPDTGSAGSETKTLLTQVGTRIGTPWYMSPEQVKGIAVDYRSDIFSFGVLFYEFLTYKKPFEGDDTTVLYRILHEEPEKIDLKESGLVNEIQTILSKCLEKNVDSRYDNCSDLLKDLETVLDKAQKERRTKDLLEEAHLLAEQDRLNDAILKFNEVLRIDPNHKEANLNIKRLIDRERESATIKILTGRIAGETISHFKIIERLGGGGMGVVYKAKDITLNRVVALKFLSPDLTRDTTAKKRFLKEARAASALDHPNIGTIHEINDTEDGLMFICMAYYEGEDLREKCIKYKMEILECLNVLKQIASGLAEAHKHSIVHRDIKPANIIITTEGQVKIVDFGLAKLTGGTKITTPGTTLGTLPYMSPEQVKGLDLDHRSDIWSFGVLIYEILTGKLPFEAEYEAAMLYSIVNENPIAVTEQNPKIPSQLEQVITKALKKEVNDRYASMQEVLDDLENIDQQLFKAKKTQSKRSAELAMLIENGKDYFDTKEYSDALSRFEAASILDPKDQELLDLIDQCKQKQEEVHQISKLLTAGRGHFENGKYKEALNAFEQILSVDPEHKESADFIEKIQKKIELLERVDELISKAQAYLGKKKFEQAIETYKRILEIEPQNKDASSGLKIAEKSIESKLKKAGVARSIEVGRNRPQTLLYTLTAIIIITGFVGGWYYWQDLRQGDEAEISGSVADVKQATLNLTSEAKNANTETLAPDGDSLTVPARQRDDNKSEVANADKGEKLIEIPVDVGELIVTSYPSGASVWLNGKKVGNTPYKNKNMAVNNYEVMVSLEGYQDFSQAINVRPNILTPIEANLAVLTGAIDITSEPSGASIILNGQIEGTTPYQQNKKIGSYNIILRKEGYEDYETVIALEPNEVNQTNGKLIALIGGLKMLVRPFGSIYIDDRLQKKDAFAQFSMELQVGRHKISVVHPTLGTWQKAVEIQQDKTLDIPIDFNKKVAVTILSQDSEGKLTWGRIYIDNEDIGQVTPKEIKVSVGLKEISVRREGYVLEGGERVINFEENMKPLKFTLKKIR
- a CDS encoding T9SS type A sorting domain-containing protein, translating into MIKGKFLIILFMMLNSLVFSQEKLDDILKPKKSSPKIFSKEGFSKKDWFQKRSQKLNLLPPAIKLLSIEIVANSTGPITPRFIYKGTVDSAAIDLVADPDEFTAQINGASSSSVSPDDGGQFYVSQSGPDGTNLQQMLRNIDNVVSPMYEIRFGDDEVGLAYDRFLTGRIYKVPITGWDLNGTPDDPSDDIQMIVATFPADFADSTRWGIRNDIPSPWPLNLARQSDWIYLVYPENSYEDLQVKFENQEATGMPDLTVGEIVGAEVLARITVNSLDDNPLTTINSANGLPRPKAGTIIRWTFQIIPGIDIDNLYGVVGAAYSVSPTITGFPQPTFSLISAPSGMTMDANSGTLNWTPGSGQEGFHDIVLEASNAAGTTQETFTIWVDAFPRMHLEHNNNNTVLSVFNSGKVGGRPDLSLGSGFQFNGMNGLFDGNVVIGQSESQVSGRLDALEDDSHFATGPMSPITQSPIPGFDQAFTSTFSDRRADNPIGITISQDSYSKSTPPDDDYVIMDYTIFNETTTDLSGIYFGVAIDWDVGSAGNNLAGFDSVRKLSYVFEADGADNPNYYGVRVLSGEVSGHTFNAQVDDGGDSLLFSWMITFEDTPTDTTDYRPMISVGPYEIPVGDGVRAVFAIVGGTDLADLQANADAAQAAFDQAGSDVNPPVITHSANSSISSGQSQTISATITDNVDVQSATLFYRRGGASSYSSSVMTNTSGAIWEGAILPNFVTERGVEYYFSTQDPTGNSTTFPATNPQDNPEIIQVTSSNLSFSSPNLAYRMISVPIDLDNSSPSSVFVDDLGTYDDTQWRLLRYINGNFDEFPNTGNLDPGRGFWFITRGSKSLGTGSGKSVTTEGNYVINLQTGWNQIGNPFAFTVNWSDVVKGTNVENRLVGYSGSSNDATGYDFMRTQLVPYQGYFVNNLGGTTTIEIPPKSSTGNSVVAKQSLGLSELFKLQNDEWALQLTAQSGRFLDKDNYIGVLNGASDEWDKNDFSEAPFFDSFVSLYFPHEDWDTYPGLYTGDFRSINTEGHYWDLHLKSNIPNSEIVLSLANVQNLPIEMEVVLIDKTSRISVNLIEQNAYTFIAGEEGTERDFRIVVGQTDFINSNDLGFSGIPEAFTLSQNYPNPFNPETRINYELPTTSLVKIVVFNLRGQLVRTLLDAKQSAGRYTVSWDGTTDQGIPMASGVYLLRMTAGEFLNVRKMLLTK